A single genomic interval of Pseudorca crassidens isolate mPseCra1 chromosome 19, mPseCra1.hap1, whole genome shotgun sequence harbors:
- the MRPS7 gene encoding small ribosomal subunit protein uS7m, giving the protein MAASAVTAVRGWSGLLLGVRSVVLRLPGLTQVRWSRYGPEYQDPQIDKGYFRKPLAALTEEEKYERELRKTQVIKAAPATRTSSVFEDPVISKFTNMMMKGGNKILARSLMTQTLEAVKRKQFEKYHTASAEEQATIERNPYTIFHQALKNCEPVIGLVSILKGGHFYQVPVPLADQRRRFLAMKWMITECREKKHRRMLMPEKLSQELLEAFHNRGPVIKRKHDMHKMAEANRALAHYRWW; this is encoded by the exons ATGGCTGCCTCCGCGGTGACGGCTGTGCGAGGGTGGTCGGGCTTGCTGCTGGGCGTGCGGAGTGTTGTCCTGAGGCTTCCAGG GCTAACCCAGGTGAGGTGGAGCCGCTATGGTCCTGAATACCAGGATCCCCAGATTGACAAGGGATATTTCCGCAAGCCCCTGGCCGCGCTGACTGAAGAGGAAAAGTATGAGAGGGAGCTCAGGAAGACTCAGGTTATCAAAGCTGCCCCTGCGACGAGAACAAGCTCTGTGTTTGAAGACCCAGTGATCAG TAAATTCACCAACATGATGATGAAAGGAGGAAACAAAATACTGGCCAGATCCCTCATGACACAG ACTCTGGAAGCTGTGAAAAGGAAACAGTTTGAGAAGTACCACACTGCTTCTGCTGAGGAACAGGCAACCATTGAACGCAACCCTTACACCATCTTCCACCAAGCACTGAAAAACTGTGAGCCTGTGATTGGGCTGGTGTCCATCCTCAAGGGTGGCCATTTCTATCAG GTCCCTGTGCCGCTAGCCGACCAGCGTCGCCGCTTCCTGGCCATGAAGTGGATGATTACTGAGTGTCGGGAGAAGAAGCACCGGCGGATGCTGATGCCGGAGAAGCTGTCCCAGGAGCTGCTGGAGGCTTTTCACAACCGGGGCCCTGTGATCAAGAGAAAGCACGACATGCACAAGATGGCCGAGGCCAACCGCGCGCTGGCCCACTACCGCTGGTGGTGA